In the Ranitomeya imitator isolate aRanImi1 chromosome 2, aRanImi1.pri, whole genome shotgun sequence genome, AAGGGGGTTTCATTGTAATTCATGGGCTTGCTCAGAATGCCAGAAAACACATGGAATTGCACAGATGCCCCTCATGAAGAGAGAGCCATGTATTCATGATTGCCTTTGTAGAGTGGAGTTAAACAGTCTCAAGGAGGGTTAACCCAATCCATCAAATTGTCTAAAAATTGTGAAGAAAATTCAGAAACCATATGGCCTCCAAACGCTTCTTCTCTTTTACTCTGAAGGGCCACGCTTGTCTCAGCATTGAGAACTGCAGGAGGCTCTACACGGGCCATTGTCACTTGTCACATCAGGGAAGGCGACTCATTTGTCCCCAGTTTTCATGCTTTACGCTAAAATTATAGCCCCATCCATtttcaaagagagagagagatttatATAGCCCCGGAGAAACTGGCCCAAAACTCCACCAGATTGGAGCTTCTCACATAAATTTTGCAAAGAAAAGCAAAACATTGCATTGCTGGGTCAAAAAGGCAAGAAGGCAGAAAGACAGGAAGGCAGAAAGACAGGAAGGCAGAAAGACAAGAAGGCACACTTTAGAAAGCAAGCCCCCATTATACTGAAGAGATCTAGTAAACTTATCTACAGAGACAGACTCACCTCTGCTGGAGAAAGGACTGAGGAATGTGGTCAGGACCTGTGGACCAGGAGatgctatctattatctgtctatctatctattatctatctatctatctatctatctatctatctatctatctatctattatctatctatctatctatctattatctatctattatctatctattatctgtctattatctatctatctattatctatcatctatctatctatctatctatctatctatctatctatctatctatctatctattatatatctattatctatctatctatctatctatctatctatctatctatctatctatctatctatcatctatctatctatctatctatctatctattatctatctattatctatctatctatctatctatctatctatctatctatctatcatctatctattatctatctatctattatctttctatatattatctatctatctatctatctattatctatcaatcaatcaatcaatctatctatctatcatctatctatctatctatctatctatctatctatctatctattatctatctatcatatatctgtatctatcatctatttatctatttattatatctattatctctctatctattatctatctatttattatatctatttatttctctattatctctctattatctatctctctatctattatctatcttatctattatctatctatctatatatctattatctatctatcatctatctatatatctattatctatctatctatctatctatctatctatctatctattatctatctattatatctctctatctattatctttctatctatctatctatctatctatctatctatctattatctatctatcatctatctatctatctgaacacagaatacatatatgtgtatgtagGGTTAAAATATATTTCAGTTAGtattaaaatgtaatttattttatttcatttgaaaaaaaaaaaaattctgtacaaTTCCAAAATAATGTAATAAAACCAGAATTGCTTTTAGCCATTGAAACAATATCGGGCctatacaatgtttttttttttttaatcttttctttgTACAATCCTACCAAACCTTTTAGCCTGTATATTTAATAAGTATAGAACTTTTTATGTAGTATTTAATTTATTGTCTTTCATTGTATCATGCAAATTTCTAGAAACAGGTTAAAAATAAGTGTTTACTTTTTAATAACTTTATGAAAGGtaggattattatttttttctttccaaAAGACATACAGTGgcataaaaatgaataaaatatatattgCCATGGAAGAGCCATGTAGAAATTATTCGTGTGGGTTGGACAATAGAAAATTAGATATAGCGGCATGGATGTAACCATGTAAAAAAGGAAAGGAGAAATAATAAAATACATAAAGCAAGTcacaaaaaaagcaaataaaaaaaaagcaaataaaatattCGTGCATTCtttaatttccattttttacatgcATGGGAATAATGTGGGACACTAGGGAATCAATTTAAAATATTTCTGTTGCAAAATAGTGATTGTGATTTTTCCCCCAAAGCGAAAGAGATGTGTAAATTATAATTTTTGATTAAAAATCAAAGCTTAAAAAAATatgcataaatatatattttacagaCGCCATACACAAATTGCACcattccaaaaaaaaaatataataataattatagtaataattaacaaaataaaaataaaaaaatgaaactaCCTGATTGGACAGCCGTAGTaatttcagtctttttttttttttaaatattacttattgctttaatttaaaaaaacaaaaacaaaatctgtCTTGGGTGTAAGTTATGATTTGGAGTTTGGACACAAGTGCAGCATAAATACTGTCCATTCTTGCTTTCAGTTCAGTTTTTGagtcttttaataataataataataataataataataataataataattaaaaaaaatcagaaataaaaTCAGTCATCGACATCTATTTCCACGTCCTCATCTTCCGAGCACTCTTTGCTGGTGTGCTGGTCTGTGAGGGGCGATGAAGGGGACATATGAAGGTGGCTGCCCAAGACATTTTGTGGGGACCTGGTCTCAGACATGGTCATAGACTCTGTCTCCTCAAGTTCTGAGATTGTGAGCACAGCTTCCACCGTGGAGGGACTGAGTTTTTTGGCTGACTCGACGTCTTGTTTCATCTCCTCGaggtcccttttgagctttgctctTCGGTTTTGGAACCAGGTGATAACCTGGGCATTGGTCAGTCCCAATTGCTGTGCGATTTGGTCTCTGTCTGCAGGAGATAAATATTTCTGGTATAAAAATCGTTTTTCCAACTCGTATATCTGATGGTTTGTAAAAGCTGTTCTGGATTTTCTCCTTTTTTTGGGAgtctgtctctgtccaaatattgtCATCCCGTCTCGTCCTAAAAGGGAGAACATTGATCATCAGTATTTCACCAATATTTCTATTCTTAAAGGACCTTTTCTTACTGCATTCgttacaaagtaacgtttttttgtaaATATTTACAAATAGAACGCGACGGTTAAAATTCGAAAATCTATTCTGTGACTTGTTTATGGATACAATGTAAACAATGGGATTGGTTATTCAGGGAGATTATTAAAGCCATGCAAACTTTAccaaaaatctatctatctatctatctatttatctatctatctgtctgtctatctatatattatcgatctatttatctatctatctatctatctatttatctatctatctatctatctatctatctatctatctatctatctatctatctatctatctatctatctatctatcatatatacagtatatttatctaCACATTTCTAGAACCATCCCcatctatctatatttatctatctatctatctatctatctatctatctatctatctatctatctacctacctatctacctatctatctatctatctatctacctatctatctatccatctatcaatcatctatcatatatacagtatatttatctaCACATTTCTAGAACCATCCCcatctatctatatttatctatctatctatctatctatctatctatctatctatctatctatctatctatctatctatctatctatctacctatctaactatctatctatctatctatctatctatctatctatctatctatctatctatccatctatcaatcatctatcatgtatacagtatatttatCTACACATTTCTAGAACCAtccccatctatccatccatctacctACAGCATTATAATAGTAATTGACTTCTTACCTTCAGCAGCTTGCAGGACACTGACTTCCAGACCCTTGAAGGTCTTGCTGGCCAGTTCCTCCAGGGCACACAGAGGTGAGGTCTGGGACAGAAGTGCTCTGCTGGACAGAGGTAGCCCTGCAGGAGGGGGCTTCTCAGAAGTGGACAGTAAATGAGCTGTCCCACAGATGGTGTAACTTCTCCTGACTGAGGGCTTATTCAGGATGTCCTCAATACTGAAGGGAGTCAGAGGTTTGTTAGAATTTGCAGGAGGTGGTAAGTGGTCCAAGGCATTTCTCCTTCTCTCTTCCACAGAAGATGATTTGGCTTCTTCCTTGGACGACATTATTTTGGAAGAACTTCACCAAGACTACAGCCTCTACAAAAAGTTCTCTCCCCAAGTAGTCCAATGTCTTTCTCCTTGCTTGTCTTCTTAAAGGCTTTTGCAAGGCAAAGTTAAAATGAAtttaaaaaggaggaggaggagggggggaaagGGAAAGAGGGAGGTGTGAATGAGCAGATAAGGATTCCACAATCGTGATGATGACTTTTTTTTCCCACTATTGTCCAAGAACC is a window encoding:
- the LBX1 gene encoding transcription factor LBX1 — encoded protein: MSSKEEAKSSSVEERRRNALDHLPPPANSNKPLTPFSIEDILNKPSVRRSYTICGTAHLLSTSEKPPPAGLPLSSRALLSQTSPLCALEELASKTFKGLEVSVLQAAEGRDGMTIFGQRQTPKKRRKSRTAFTNHQIYELEKRFLYQKYLSPADRDQIAQQLGLTNAQVITWFQNRRAKLKRDLEEMKQDVESAKKLSPSTVEAVLTISELEETESMTMSETRSPQNVLGSHLHMSPSSPLTDQHTSKECSEDEDVEIDVDD